The proteins below are encoded in one region of Hordeum vulgare subsp. vulgare chromosome 3H, MorexV3_pseudomolecules_assembly, whole genome shotgun sequence:
- the LOC123442460 gene encoding multicopper oxidase LPR1 homolog 2-like isoform X2 → MVKRRFLAACLLLLATAAAALAEGEGEEGKRGVRVLDAGRLEKFVDELPDMPVLRGYGVAEGGNLVAGELTVGMHDTMWKFHRDLPATRVFAYGASKETATVPGPTIVAMKGVPTRVTWTNHLPPRHILPWDRSLATARLGNGTGVPTVAHLHGGVQQSTSDGHSMAWFTSGFAATGPHFSSPAYEYPNQQLPGNLWYHDHAMGLTRVNILAGLLGAYRVVDPATEAPLGLPSGAEFDRDLVLFDRDFMRDGALFMNATGNNPDVHPQWQPEYFGAVVVANGKAWPFLRVRRRRYRFRILNASNARFFRLSLSGGLRFVHVGSDSVYLARPVPTEGFLLAPSEMADVIVDFAGAKHDAVTLRSDAPAPYPGDPGEKADTVAVMKFVVASKPEHDPSTVPATLMPRYPKPDAREAVVTRHIAMYEYTKNGTDEPTHLYLNGAAYTDPVTETPREGTSELWEVINLTDDNHPLHVHLAVFTVLKQRSLRRVDEFRDCMRGSASGGAGGRNDAVACGMQRHLAGGRRHVVPRQERGWKNVFKVRPSTVATLLVRFKPLEESSATASGKSGGFPFDVTAGPGYVYHCHILDHEDNEMMRPMKIVR, encoded by the exons ATGGTGAAGCGGAGGTTTCTTGCCGCGTGCTTGCTGCTGctcgcgacggcggcggcggcgctggccgAGGGAGAGGGCGAGGAGGGGAAGCGGGGCGTCCGCGTGCTGGACGCGGGGAGGCTGGAGAAGTTCGTGGACGAGCTGCCGGACATGCCGGTGCTGCGCGGGTACGGCGTGGCGGAGGGCGggaacctcgtcgccggcgagctCACCGTCGGCATGCACGACACCATGTGG AAATTCCACCGTGACCTTCCGGCGACGAGGGTGTTCGCCTACGGCGCCAGCAAGGAGACGGCCACCGTGCCTGGCCCGACCATCGTGGCCATGAAGGGGGTGCCGACGCGCGTCACCTGGACCAACCACCTCCCGCCGCGCCACATCCTCCCGTGGGACCGATCGCTGGCCACCGCGCGGCTCGGCAACGGCACCGGCGTCCCCACCGTCGCCCACCTCCACGGCGGCGTGCAGCAGTCCACCTCCGACGGCCACTCCATGGCATGGTTCACCTCCGGCTTCGCCGCCACGGGGCCTCACTTCTCCTCGCCGGCGTACGAGTACCCGAACCAGCAGCTCCCCGGTAACCTCTGGTACCACGACCACGCCATGGGCCTCACCCGCGTCAACATCCTCGCCGGCCTCCTCGGCGCGTACCGCGTCGTCGACCCGGCCACGGAGGCGCCCCTCGGCCTCCCCTCCGGCGCGGAGTTCGACCGGGACCTCGTGCTCTTCGACCGCGACTTCATGCGCGACGGCGCGCTCTTCATGAACGCCACGGGCAACAACCCCGACGTGCACCCGCAGTGGCAGCCCGAGTACTTCGGCGCTGTCGTCGTCGCCAACGGCAAGGCCTGGCCGTTCCTCCGCGTGCGGCGCCGCCGCTACCGCTTCCGCATCCTCAACGCCAGCAACGCGCGCTTCTTCCGCCTCTCGCTCTCCGGCGGCCTGCGGTTTGTGCACGTCGGCTCCGACTCCGTGTACCTCGCCCGGCCGGTGCCCACGGAGGGGTTCCTGCTCGCGCCGTCGGAGATGGCGGACGTCATCGTCGACTTCGCCGGGGCCAAGCACGACGCGGTGACCCTGCGGTCCGACGCGCCGGCGCCGTACCCCGGTGACCCTGGTGAGAAGGCGGACACGGTGGCGGTGATGAAGTTTGTGGTCGCGAGTAAACCGGAGCACGACCCGTCGACCGTGCCGGCGACGCTGATGCCGCGGTACCCAAAGCCGGACGCGCGGGAGGCGGTGGTGACCAGGCACATCGCCATGTACGAGTACACCAAGAACGGCACCGACGAGCCGACGCACCTGTACCTGAACGGAGCGGCGTACACGGACCCGGTGACGGAGACGCCGCGGGAGGGCACGTCGGAGCTGTGGGAGGTGATCAACCTCACCGACGACAACCACCCGCTGCACGTGCACCTGGCGGTATTCACCGTGCTGAAGCAGAGGTCGCTCAGGCGCGTCGACGAGTTCAGGGACTGCATGAGGGGGAGCGCGAGCGGCGGTGCCGGCGGCCGGAACGACGCCGTCGCGTGCGGGATGcagcgccacctcgccggagggaGGAGGCACGTCGTGCCGCGGCAGGAGCGTGGATGGAAGAACGTGTTCAAGGTGCGGCCCAGCACGGTGGCGACGCTGCTCGTGCGGTTCAAGCCGCTGGAGGAGTCATCGGCGACGGCGTCCGGGAAGAGCGGCGGCTTCCCCTTCGACGTCACCGCCGGGCCTGGCTACGTCTACCATTGCCAT ATtttggatcatgaagacaacGAGATGATGAGGCCGATGAAGATTGTGCGTTAG
- the LOC123442460 gene encoding multicopper oxidase LPR1 homolog 2-like isoform X1 codes for MVKRRFLAACLLLLATAAAALAEGEGEEGKRGVRVLDAGRLEKFVDELPDMPVLRGYGVAEGGNLVAGELTVGMHDTMWKFHRDLPATRVFAYGASKETATVPGPTIVAMKGVPTRVTWTNHLPPRHILPWDRSLATARLGNGTGVPTVAHLHGGVQQSTSDGHSMAWFTSGFAATGPHFSSPAYEYPNQQLPGNLWYHDHAMGLTRVNILAGLLGAYRVVDPATEAPLGLPSGAEFDRDLVLFDRDFMRDGALFMNATGNNPDVHPQWQPEYFGAVVVANGKAWPFLRVRRRRYRFRILNASNARFFRLSLSGGLRFVHVGSDSVYLARPVPTEGFLLAPSEMADVIVDFAGAKHDAVTLRSDAPAPYPGDPGEKADTVAVMKFVVASKPEHDPSTVPATLMPRYPKPDAREAVVTRHIAMYEYTKNGTDEPTHLYLNGAAYTDPVTETPREGTSELWEVINLTDDNHPLHVHLAVFTVLKQRSLRRVDEFRDCMRGSASGGAGGRNDAVACGMQRHLAGGRRHVVPRQERGWKNVFKVRPSTVATLLVRFKPLEESSATASGKSGGFPFDVTAGPGYVYHCHVSIKQRKPLLKSQAWSSFTCS; via the exons ATGGTGAAGCGGAGGTTTCTTGCCGCGTGCTTGCTGCTGctcgcgacggcggcggcggcgctggccgAGGGAGAGGGCGAGGAGGGGAAGCGGGGCGTCCGCGTGCTGGACGCGGGGAGGCTGGAGAAGTTCGTGGACGAGCTGCCGGACATGCCGGTGCTGCGCGGGTACGGCGTGGCGGAGGGCGggaacctcgtcgccggcgagctCACCGTCGGCATGCACGACACCATGTGG AAATTCCACCGTGACCTTCCGGCGACGAGGGTGTTCGCCTACGGCGCCAGCAAGGAGACGGCCACCGTGCCTGGCCCGACCATCGTGGCCATGAAGGGGGTGCCGACGCGCGTCACCTGGACCAACCACCTCCCGCCGCGCCACATCCTCCCGTGGGACCGATCGCTGGCCACCGCGCGGCTCGGCAACGGCACCGGCGTCCCCACCGTCGCCCACCTCCACGGCGGCGTGCAGCAGTCCACCTCCGACGGCCACTCCATGGCATGGTTCACCTCCGGCTTCGCCGCCACGGGGCCTCACTTCTCCTCGCCGGCGTACGAGTACCCGAACCAGCAGCTCCCCGGTAACCTCTGGTACCACGACCACGCCATGGGCCTCACCCGCGTCAACATCCTCGCCGGCCTCCTCGGCGCGTACCGCGTCGTCGACCCGGCCACGGAGGCGCCCCTCGGCCTCCCCTCCGGCGCGGAGTTCGACCGGGACCTCGTGCTCTTCGACCGCGACTTCATGCGCGACGGCGCGCTCTTCATGAACGCCACGGGCAACAACCCCGACGTGCACCCGCAGTGGCAGCCCGAGTACTTCGGCGCTGTCGTCGTCGCCAACGGCAAGGCCTGGCCGTTCCTCCGCGTGCGGCGCCGCCGCTACCGCTTCCGCATCCTCAACGCCAGCAACGCGCGCTTCTTCCGCCTCTCGCTCTCCGGCGGCCTGCGGTTTGTGCACGTCGGCTCCGACTCCGTGTACCTCGCCCGGCCGGTGCCCACGGAGGGGTTCCTGCTCGCGCCGTCGGAGATGGCGGACGTCATCGTCGACTTCGCCGGGGCCAAGCACGACGCGGTGACCCTGCGGTCCGACGCGCCGGCGCCGTACCCCGGTGACCCTGGTGAGAAGGCGGACACGGTGGCGGTGATGAAGTTTGTGGTCGCGAGTAAACCGGAGCACGACCCGTCGACCGTGCCGGCGACGCTGATGCCGCGGTACCCAAAGCCGGACGCGCGGGAGGCGGTGGTGACCAGGCACATCGCCATGTACGAGTACACCAAGAACGGCACCGACGAGCCGACGCACCTGTACCTGAACGGAGCGGCGTACACGGACCCGGTGACGGAGACGCCGCGGGAGGGCACGTCGGAGCTGTGGGAGGTGATCAACCTCACCGACGACAACCACCCGCTGCACGTGCACCTGGCGGTATTCACCGTGCTGAAGCAGAGGTCGCTCAGGCGCGTCGACGAGTTCAGGGACTGCATGAGGGGGAGCGCGAGCGGCGGTGCCGGCGGCCGGAACGACGCCGTCGCGTGCGGGATGcagcgccacctcgccggagggaGGAGGCACGTCGTGCCGCGGCAGGAGCGTGGATGGAAGAACGTGTTCAAGGTGCGGCCCAGCACGGTGGCGACGCTGCTCGTGCGGTTCAAGCCGCTGGAGGAGTCATCGGCGACGGCGTCCGGGAAGAGCGGCGGCTTCCCCTTCGACGTCACCGCCGGGCCTGGCTACGTCTACCATTGCCATGTAAGCATCAAGCAAAGAAAACCTTTGCTCAAGTCTCAAGCATGGTCTTCATTTACTTGCTCATAA
- the LOC123439205 gene encoding uncharacterized protein LOC123439205 isoform X2, protein MEPPEDGDMTARLPEDVLADVLRRVALQRSLAVSRCVCKAWRAVIDGAGLVRGQLPFSGIFICFRRLSLPEFFSRPASRDLDQPAIGGKLDFLPRADGPRLDCHYYIEDHCNGLLLLQGNRIDDHYVVNPATRWRNALPLCPPNHTKPEGIVLNHDYYLAFDPKVSSHYQVFQIPYLHWGEGAIDPSEETSEWPPSPYILHVFSSRTSCWEERLFVRQGDAAGTLAKVRVHSEGQLHSVCWRGSLYVHCQSDFIMRISLSEDKYSVIKPPMDIGWSSFMGLSEKEPL, encoded by the exons ATGGAACCACCGGAAGACGGAGACATGACGGCGCGCCTGCCGGAGGACGTGCTCGCCGACGTGCTCCGCCGCGTGGCGTTGCAGCGCTCGCTCGCCGTGTCCCGCTGCGTGTGCAAAGCGTGGCGTGCCGTCATCGACGGCGCGGGACTCGTGCGCGGGCAGCTCCCGTTCAGCGGCATCTTCATCTGCTTCAGGAGGCTAAGTCTGCCCGAGTTCTTCTCACGCCCCGCGTCCAGGGATCTGGATCAGCCAGCTATCGGCGGCAAGCTCGACTTCCTGCCCAGGGCCGATGGCCCAAGACTGGACTGCCACTACTACATCGAGGATCACTGCAATGGACTCCTCTTGCTCCAAGGGAACCGCATCGATGATCACTACGTGGTTAACCCTGCCACGCGATGGCGGAACGCTCTGCCCTTATGCCCGCCCAATCATACCAAGCCTGAGGGAATCGTGTTAAATCATGATTATTATCTGGCCTTTGATCCCAAGGTGTCATCTCACTATCAGGTGTTTCAGATCCCTTATTTGCATTGGGGAGAAGGTGCAATTGACCCTTCAGAGGAGACATCCGAATGGCCTCCATCTCCATATATCTTGCATGTATTCTCTTCAAGGACAAGCTGTTGGGAGGAGAGGTTGTTTGTTCGGCAAGGGGATGCAGCAGGAACCCTTGCAAAGGTGCGTGTGCACTCCGAGGGCCAACTCCACTCGGTCTGTTGGCGTGGATCCCTTTACGTGCATTGTCAAAGTGATTTTATTATGAG AATATCTTTGTCTGAAGATAAGTACAGTGTGATTAAGCCACCAATGGATATTGGATGGAGCAGTTTTATGGGATTATCTGAAAAAG AACCACTATGA
- the LOC123439205 gene encoding uncharacterized protein LOC123439205 isoform X1: protein MEPPEDGDMTARLPEDVLADVLRRVALQRSLAVSRCVCKAWRAVIDGAGLVRGQLPFSGIFICFRRLSLPEFFSRPASRDLDQPAIGGKLDFLPRADGPRLDCHYYIEDHCNGLLLLQGNRIDDHYVVNPATRWRNALPLCPPNHTKPEGIVLNHDYYLAFDPKVSSHYQVFQIPYLHWGEGAIDPSEETSEWPPSPYILHVFSSRTSCWEERLFVRQGDAAGTLAKVRVHSEGQLHSVCWRGSLYVHCQSDFIMRISLSEDKYSVIKPPMDIGWSSFMGLSEKGVYCASFVENTHILVYTLTESCDQFEWMLKNHYDLKPVQMFDGQVHGPWTLQDINYGIFGSHLPNIKKEEVIQEKFEWNSDDDDDFHENLDIVEVQHRPYFEIEVLGFHPYKEILFLSRSEDYKLNAMAFAYHLNSFKVEILGSIYPTDHRYFDSGIPNESQAIDCFPYTPCWNEETPERVN, encoded by the exons ATGGAACCACCGGAAGACGGAGACATGACGGCGCGCCTGCCGGAGGACGTGCTCGCCGACGTGCTCCGCCGCGTGGCGTTGCAGCGCTCGCTCGCCGTGTCCCGCTGCGTGTGCAAAGCGTGGCGTGCCGTCATCGACGGCGCGGGACTCGTGCGCGGGCAGCTCCCGTTCAGCGGCATCTTCATCTGCTTCAGGAGGCTAAGTCTGCCCGAGTTCTTCTCACGCCCCGCGTCCAGGGATCTGGATCAGCCAGCTATCGGCGGCAAGCTCGACTTCCTGCCCAGGGCCGATGGCCCAAGACTGGACTGCCACTACTACATCGAGGATCACTGCAATGGACTCCTCTTGCTCCAAGGGAACCGCATCGATGATCACTACGTGGTTAACCCTGCCACGCGATGGCGGAACGCTCTGCCCTTATGCCCGCCCAATCATACCAAGCCTGAGGGAATCGTGTTAAATCATGATTATTATCTGGCCTTTGATCCCAAGGTGTCATCTCACTATCAGGTGTTTCAGATCCCTTATTTGCATTGGGGAGAAGGTGCAATTGACCCTTCAGAGGAGACATCCGAATGGCCTCCATCTCCATATATCTTGCATGTATTCTCTTCAAGGACAAGCTGTTGGGAGGAGAGGTTGTTTGTTCGGCAAGGGGATGCAGCAGGAACCCTTGCAAAGGTGCGTGTGCACTCCGAGGGCCAACTCCACTCGGTCTGTTGGCGTGGATCCCTTTACGTGCATTGTCAAAGTGATTTTATTATGAG AATATCTTTGTCTGAAGATAAGTACAGTGTGATTAAGCCACCAATGGATATTGGATGGAGCAGTTTTATGGGATTATCTGAAAAAGGTGTGTACTGTGCATCATTTGTTGAGAATACTCACATTCTGGTTTACACCCTCACTGAATCGTGTGATCAATTCGAGTGGATGTTAAAGAACCACTATGACCTTAAGCCTGTGCAAATGTTTGATGGCCAAGTTCATGGACCCTGGACCTTACAAGACATTAACTATGGGATTTTTGGTTCTCATCTACCAAATATCAAAAAGGAAGAAGTAATTCAAGAGAAATTTGAATGgaactccgatgatgatgatgatttccaTGAGAACCTAGACATTGTTGAAGTGCAACATCGTCCATATTTTGAGATTGAGGTACTTGGATTTCACCCATACAAAGAGATTCTCTTTTTGAGTAGGTCAGAGGACTATAAATTGAATGCAATGGCGTTTGCCTAtcatttgaatagcttcaaggtTGAAATTTTAGGTAGCATATACCCAACAGATCACCGATATTTTGACTCCGGCATTCCTAATGAATCTCAGGCGATTGATTGTTTTCCATACACGCCATGTTGGAACGAAGAGACCCCAGAAAGAGTCAATTAA